One genomic region from Anabaena sp. PCC 7108 encodes:
- a CDS encoding type II toxin-antitoxin system ParD family antitoxin: protein MSISLTPKQVHFIQTKLQNGKYHSVEEVIEIALQLLDEYDRSETEWVKEVREKIDTAIAISEHTAPIDGETFVNQILDRFQQQRQVQK, encoded by the coding sequence ATGAGTATCAGTCTCACACCTAAGCAAGTACACTTTATTCAAACAAAACTGCAAAATGGAAAATACCACTCTGTAGAAGAAGTTATAGAAATTGCTCTCCAGTTGCTAGATGAATATGATCGTTCTGAAACAGAATGGGTTAAGGAAGTGCGCGAAAAAATTGATACTGCTATTGCAATTTCAGAACATACAGCACCTATTGACGGTGAAACATTTGTAAATCAAATTTTAGATCGTTTTCAGCAACAGCGACAGGTACAAAAATGA
- a CDS encoding type II toxin-antitoxin system RelE/ParE family toxin has product MKYRIEISSTAEAEADKAFLQLSQITSPEKASQWYAELLRLIESLSQMPKRYSLARENDYFSQEMRQIIYGKGRNAYRIIFTIIEGKEVSTVRILHIRHAAQQTIGKAPDESDAT; this is encoded by the coding sequence ATGAAATACCGTATTGAAATCTCTAGCACGGCAGAAGCAGAAGCAGACAAAGCATTTTTACAGTTGTCTCAAATAACTTCTCCTGAAAAAGCAAGCCAGTGGTATGCAGAGTTATTAAGACTAATTGAGTCTTTATCACAAATGCCAAAGCGATATTCTTTAGCTAGAGAAAATGATTATTTTAGTCAAGAAATGCGTCAGATAATTTATGGAAAAGGACGCAACGCATACAGGATAATTTTCACAATTATAGAAGGAAAGGAAGTTTCTACAGTTCGTATTCTTCATATCCGTCACGCAGCACAGCAGACAATTGGTAAAGCACCAGATGAATCTGATGCAACCTAA
- a CDS encoding NADAR family protein codes for MTIYFYKVWQPYGCFSNFSLHPIEIQNTYWPTVEHYYQAQKFVGSEDEAIIPLIQAAATPEEAAALGRCSTNRLRLDWELVKTQVMREAVLKKFLTHLEIREVLLVTGNEILVENSPTDYFWGCGMDKSGENHLGKILMSVREEIRQLLSLSIRRLA; via the coding sequence ATGACTATTTACTTTTACAAAGTTTGGCAGCCCTATGGCTGTTTTTCTAACTTTTCTCTCCACCCTATCGAAATCCAGAATACTTACTGGCCAACGGTTGAGCATTATTATCAAGCACAAAAGTTTGTTGGCAGTGAAGATGAGGCTATTATACCCTTAATTCAGGCAGCGGCTACTCCTGAAGAAGCAGCTGCTTTAGGACGATGTAGTACAAATAGACTACGCTTAGATTGGGAATTAGTCAAAACCCAAGTCATGCGAGAAGCCGTTCTCAAGAAGTTTCTTACTCATTTGGAAATTAGAGAAGTCTTGTTGGTAACAGGTAATGAAATTTTGGTGGAAAACTCACCCACAGATTATTTTTGGGGCTGTGGTATGGATAAAAGCGGTGAAAATCATCTTGGTAAAATCCTCATGAGTGTGCGCGAAGAAATCCGTCAGTTACTCTCTTTATCAATCAGGAGGTTAGCATAA
- a CDS encoding GAF domain-containing protein — MTFTDKPNGLQQSIEQENLLHRMIKQIRRSLDLQEILTNTVTEVRSFLGTDRVKIYRFDADGSGEVIAESNYYMQRLPSLLGLHFPANDIPQPVREMFLLARQRSIVDVPGGTIGLSPLKSAKNGKPLLTQNIHYRQVDPCHIQYLQAMGVQSSFVVPILEYDPKGEATQPKLWGLLVSHHSKPKTILRRELKVVQQIADQVAIAISQSKLLSEAKAKQQREAIINHVTTLLHQLPTIQIQQALEATISSFSGVGGRLYIEQSGELYTYGEQPQLPYELENSVIEQHPIWQNWMADYKPGQIWAISDLYKASYLRVLALAFKSTQIRGLMVIPLHYRENFIGVLSIFRPEFDSQVLWAGRHDQNRYQELPRLSFDVWREERKGQAPEWTEEEITVAQALSQNFSMAIQQQQTYQQLHLLNANLEVRVQEQTAEIEKTLMLTKALKQVTDQIRSTLDLNTILQTIVREVRLLLNSDRVLIYQLMSENDGEVIVEEVNGNWQPILGMQLSSECFPEEYIELYLQGRVRTINNVSCETLSPCHREFLESMQVQANLIVSIKMGNQLWGLLVAHQCESPRNWQDAEIELLQQLADQAAIAIQQAQLYAQSCTAEAKATAKAAQLEHTLHQLQETQSKLIQTEKMSGLGQLVAGIAHEINNPVNFIYGNLCHASNYTEDLLKLLQLYQSHYPHPNSEVLATIEAIDFDFLIQDLPKIMSSMKVGSDRIRSIVLSLRNFSRLDEAENKRVDLHEGIDNTLLILQHRLKAHSHFPGIEVIKDYGKLPKVECYAGQMNQVFMNVINNAIDVLTDEIEERVESEVIKSSPTIRISTRVSAQNSYLLVSIADNGPGMSEEVKKRIFDPFFTTKPVGKGTGLGLAISYQIVVEKHRGLMECISAPGKGTEFWIEIPLKFQGEYKS, encoded by the coding sequence ATGACTTTTACCGATAAGCCAAACGGTTTGCAGCAAAGCATAGAGCAAGAAAATTTACTGCACCGGATGATCAAACAGATTCGGCGATCGCTCGATCTCCAAGAAATATTAACAAATACCGTGACTGAAGTTCGTTCATTCTTGGGAACAGATAGAGTCAAAATATATCGGTTTGACGCTGATGGTAGCGGTGAAGTCATAGCTGAATCCAATTATTATATGCAGCGTCTGCCATCTTTATTAGGGCTGCATTTTCCGGCTAATGACATTCCCCAACCAGTCAGAGAAATGTTCTTGTTAGCGAGGCAACGCTCAATAGTAGATGTGCCTGGTGGGACAATCGGCTTATCGCCACTCAAGTCAGCCAAAAATGGTAAACCCTTACTGACACAGAATATTCACTATCGGCAAGTAGACCCATGTCATATTCAGTATTTACAAGCCATGGGTGTACAGTCTTCGTTTGTGGTTCCAATTTTAGAATACGACCCCAAAGGAGAAGCTACACAACCAAAACTATGGGGATTGCTGGTATCTCACCATAGCAAACCGAAAACAATTTTGAGACGAGAACTTAAAGTAGTACAGCAAATAGCAGATCAGGTAGCGATCGCTATTTCTCAAAGTAAACTCCTCAGCGAAGCTAAAGCCAAGCAGCAGCGAGAAGCCATCATCAACCACGTTACAACCCTTTTACATCAACTACCAACAATCCAAATACAGCAAGCCTTAGAAGCAACAATTTCTTCTTTTAGTGGTGTTGGTGGCAGGCTTTATATTGAACAAAGCGGAGAACTATATACCTATGGTGAACAGCCACAACTACCTTATGAATTAGAAAATAGTGTAATTGAACAGCATCCCATATGGCAAAACTGGATGGCTGACTATAAACCAGGGCAAATCTGGGCAATTTCTGACCTTTATAAAGCATCATATCTCAGAGTTTTAGCCTTAGCCTTTAAGTCCACTCAGATTCGGGGGCTAATGGTCATTCCCCTGCATTACCGCGAAAATTTCATTGGTGTATTAAGCATTTTTCGCCCCGAATTTGATAGTCAAGTCCTCTGGGCAGGAAGACACGACCAAAATAGGTATCAAGAATTACCACGCCTTTCCTTTGACGTTTGGCGAGAAGAAAGAAAAGGACAGGCACCAGAATGGACAGAGGAAGAAATTACAGTAGCACAAGCTTTGTCACAAAACTTCTCAATGGCAATTCAGCAACAGCAAACATACCAACAACTACATTTATTGAATGCCAACCTCGAAGTTAGAGTACAAGAACAAACTGCTGAAATAGAAAAAACTCTGATGCTGACTAAGGCACTCAAGCAGGTTACAGATCAAATTCGCAGCACCTTGGACTTGAATACAATCTTACAAACCATTGTCCGGGAAGTCCGTCTCCTGCTCAATTCTGACCGAGTGCTAATTTATCAATTAATGTCTGAAAATGATGGTGAGGTGATTGTAGAAGAGGTAAATGGTAATTGGCAACCGATTTTGGGTATGCAGTTATCATCAGAATGTTTTCCTGAAGAGTATATTGAACTTTATTTACAAGGTAGAGTCAGAACAATTAACAATGTATCTTGTGAGACATTAAGTCCTTGTCATCGAGAATTCTTGGAAAGTATGCAAGTCCAAGCTAACCTGATCGTATCCATCAAAATGGGTAATCAACTTTGGGGTTTGCTAGTTGCCCATCAGTGTGAATCTCCCAGGAATTGGCAAGATGCAGAAATTGAGTTGTTACAGCAATTAGCAGACCAAGCTGCGATCGCAATTCAGCAAGCCCAACTCTATGCACAAAGTTGTACAGCAGAAGCGAAAGCCACAGCCAAAGCAGCACAGTTAGAACATACCCTACACCAACTTCAAGAAACCCAGTCCAAATTAATTCAAACCGAAAAAATGTCCGGTTTAGGACAGTTAGTTGCAGGTATAGCCCACGAAATCAACAACCCTGTCAACTTTATCTATGGCAACCTCTGTCATGCCAGTAACTATACTGAGGACTTACTCAAGCTTTTACAACTCTACCAATCTCATTATCCCCACCCCAATAGTGAAGTTCTTGCCACTATCGAAGCTATAGACTTTGATTTTCTCATCCAAGACCTACCAAAAATCATGTCATCCATGAAAGTAGGATCAGATCGCATCCGTTCCATAGTCCTGTCATTACGCAATTTCTCCCGTCTCGATGAAGCTGAAAACAAGCGTGTTGACTTACATGAAGGTATTGATAACACTTTATTGATTTTGCAGCATCGACTTAAAGCACACAGCCATTTTCCTGGCATTGAGGTAATCAAAGACTATGGCAAATTACCAAAAGTGGAATGCTACGCCGGACAAATGAATCAGGTATTCATGAATGTCATTAACAACGCAATTGATGTCTTAACCGATGAGATAGAAGAAAGAGTAGAATCAGAAGTGATCAAATCATCACCAACTATTCGTATTTCTACCAGAGTTTCAGCCCAAAATTCCTATCTGTTAGTTAGCATTGCCGATAATGGACCAGGCATGAGTGAAGAAGTGAAAAAACGGATTTTTGACCCATTCTTTACTACTAAGCCCGTTGGTAAAGGTACAGGACTAGGATTAGCAATTAGTTACCAAATTGTTGTAGAAAAACATCGTGGATTGATGGAATGTATATCAGCACCTGGAAAAGGAACAGAGTTCTGGATTGAAATCCCTCTAAAATTTCAAGGAGAATACAAGAGTTAA
- a CDS encoding type II toxin-antitoxin system RelE/ParE family toxin produces the protein MNRYFINILASRDLSEIAEYFSQNNLEAGEKFFQEFNGKCQQLVSFPNSGKSYSEIRADLRGLLMRLK, from the coding sequence ATGAATCGTTACTTTATTAATATTCTCGCTAGTCGTGACCTGAGCGAAATTGCTGAATACTTCTCACAAAACAACCTAGAAGCGGGTGAAAAATTTTTTCAGGAATTTAATGGCAAATGTCAACAATTAGTTTCCTTTCCAAATAGCGGTAAAAGCTACTCAGAAATACGTGCTGATTTGCGAGGATTACTCATGAGATTGAAATAA